A DNA window from Paenibacillus sp. HWE-109 contains the following coding sequences:
- a CDS encoding FecCD family ABC transporter permease, with protein sequence MNKSVPFLLKLIVSLIVFVGSFVIAMVFGAADVTVKDVWLALTSSATGDTITLIRELRLPREVAGIFVGAALAVSGAIMQGITRNPLADPGLLGLTAGANAALAFTVAFLPSTNYFGIMIVCFIGAAIGAILVFGIGAMRKGGLSPIRIVLAGSAVSAFLYAIAEGIGLAFKISKEVSMWTAGGLIGTSWGQLQIIAPFIILGTVISILLSRQLTVLSLSEEVAVGLGQKTAQIKTVLFIVIILLAGASVALVGNMAFIGLMIPHIVRAIVGTDYRFIIPMSAVLGAAFMLLADTLARTIHAPYETPIVAIVAMLGLPFFLFIVRRGGKAFP encoded by the coding sequence ATGAACAAATCGGTTCCTTTTCTGCTTAAACTCATCGTCAGTCTTATCGTGTTCGTGGGCAGCTTTGTTATCGCCATGGTATTCGGAGCCGCTGATGTAACCGTGAAAGACGTCTGGCTGGCCCTCACCTCTTCAGCAACTGGAGATACAATTACACTTATTCGCGAATTGCGCTTACCGCGTGAAGTTGCAGGGATTTTCGTTGGGGCGGCCTTGGCCGTCTCCGGCGCTATTATGCAGGGCATCACTCGAAACCCGCTGGCAGACCCCGGTCTTCTGGGGTTAACGGCTGGTGCTAACGCTGCGTTAGCCTTCACGGTGGCTTTCCTGCCATCCACCAATTACTTCGGAATCATGATTGTGTGCTTCATCGGAGCTGCCATCGGGGCTATCCTGGTATTTGGTATCGGCGCTATGAGAAAAGGGGGTTTGTCCCCCATTCGCATCGTATTGGCCGGTTCTGCCGTTTCCGCGTTCCTCTATGCGATTGCCGAAGGTATCGGTCTCGCGTTTAAAATTTCCAAAGAAGTTTCCATGTGGACAGCTGGCGGATTAATCGGCACCTCCTGGGGCCAGTTGCAGATCATCGCTCCCTTCATTATCCTTGGGACTGTGATCTCGATCCTGCTCTCCAGGCAGCTAACCGTCCTAAGTTTAAGTGAAGAGGTCGCTGTTGGTCTGGGACAAAAAACGGCTCAAATCAAGACCGTTCTCTTTATCGTCATCATTCTGCTTGCCGGCGCATCCGTAGCCTTGGTAGGCAATATGGCTTTCATTGGCTTGATGATTCCTCATATCGTTCGGGCCATCGTTGGCACCGACTATCGTTTCATCATTCCGATGTCAGCCGTTCTGGGTGCGGCCTTCATGCTGTTGGCGGATACCCTGGCTCGTACGATCCATGCGCCTTACGAGACGCCTATCGTTGCGATTGTTGCAATGTTAGGGCTGCCTTTCTTCCTGTTTATCGTACGTAGAGGGGGCAAAGCATTCCCATGA
- a CDS encoding FecCD family ABC transporter permease, which translates to MIHPAILRKQRLLVLGGLALILVTIIIGMGLGYSSLSYDRLIPTLLGQGTFKEEFVLFSIRLPRIAITVLSGMALALSGAILQGITRNDLADPGIIGINSGAGVAVAIFFLFFPIQEGTFVYLLPLVAFVGAILTAACIYALSYSRQTGLQPVRLVLIGVGFSLALSGIMIVVISSAERSKVDFIAKWLAGNIWGTDWPFVWAILPWLVVLIPFTLYKANRLNLLGLGDPVAVGVGVSVEKERIILLLTAVALAASAVSVTGGITFIGLMAPHIAKALVGPRNQLFIPIAILLGGWLLLLADTIGRNIIGTDGIPAGIMVALIGAPYFMYLLLKK; encoded by the coding sequence ATGATTCATCCCGCTATCCTTAGAAAACAAAGGCTTCTCGTTCTTGGCGGCTTAGCCCTCATCCTCGTTACGATCATTATCGGAATGGGGCTCGGCTACTCTTCGTTATCTTACGACAGATTGATCCCCACGCTGCTAGGTCAGGGAACATTCAAGGAGGAGTTCGTCCTCTTCTCCATCCGTTTACCCCGGATCGCAATTACCGTGCTGTCAGGCATGGCACTGGCTTTGTCGGGGGCGATTTTGCAAGGTATTACCCGCAATGATCTCGCTGATCCCGGTATCATTGGGATTAATTCCGGCGCAGGCGTCGCCGTCGCGATTTTCTTCCTCTTTTTCCCGATTCAGGAAGGCACTTTCGTGTATCTGCTTCCGCTAGTTGCTTTTGTCGGGGCAATTCTTACGGCAGCTTGCATTTATGCTCTTTCCTATAGTCGGCAAACAGGTTTGCAGCCCGTTCGTTTAGTCCTTATCGGGGTTGGCTTTTCCCTGGCGCTGTCGGGCATTATGATTGTGGTCATCTCATCGGCGGAACGGTCCAAAGTGGATTTCATTGCCAAATGGTTGGCGGGGAACATCTGGGGGACGGACTGGCCGTTCGTCTGGGCCATTCTTCCGTGGCTCGTGGTCTTGATTCCTTTCACCTTATATAAAGCGAATCGTTTAAACCTGCTCGGACTAGGCGACCCTGTGGCCGTCGGTGTAGGCGTATCTGTCGAAAAAGAGCGCATCATCCTGCTCTTAACCGCCGTTGCCCTGGCCGCATCTGCCGTATCGGTGACAGGCGGCATTACCTTCATTGGCCTAATGGCTCCACACATTGCCAAGGCTCTGGTTGGGCCTAGGAATCAATTATTCATCCCGATTGCTATCTTGCTTGGCGGGTGGCTCTTGCTGCTAGCGGACACCATCGGCCGCAATATCATT